The segment TGAGGATAGGTTAGAAATATAGGTTCAAGAGgtagaatgaaaatgttgtgagaagagatgggtcttaaaaacagaaagagaaGAGATAGTGCGAAGAGTCGGgggcagagagttccagagtgttGGGGCGGCAACGCTGAAGGATCTGCCGCCCATAGTGGACATCCTAAATCTAGGAACAGAGAGCTGATTTGTGTCTGACGACCTTAGTCTGCGTGATGGTGTGTGACGTGTGAGAAGTTTAGTAAGATAGGTAAATCATATTGCAGAGCTATGAAACCATGACAAGTGATTTCAGGGTGAGGAAAAAACCTGGTCTCTACAATTCAGTTTATTAGCTGCcatactgtttgtttttcatttaacagtgagaatcagtttctctTCACCATgtctgaactttgacccagtctACCCACTTACCTTTTAAAATCGCAGCCATTGAGATAAATTGTTTGTATGACATAGATGGAAGCAAAGCACAATCGGATTAAACTTTGAGTGCATCCACAAGTGGTAAATGCGCACAGTGCATCATGCTCAAGGTAGCACAGCGGCAAAGTATACAGCATAACCTCACTCCACAGGAAACTTCACTCCACTTGGCACTTCTAGCACAAAAGCGGTTTTACAGTAGatcatgtgaatgcagccttAAATTACATTGTAGAACTTTCTATGCTACCAAATTGATAGACTGCTAAGTGAGAGCAGATTTTGTTATGCTGTCAGAAAAAGCCACAATTAATCTATTAAACCCTGTCAGATTAGTACTTTTGCCACTGTTTCAATCATTGCTTTAATTGTTTTTCTGTGAATCATTCAAATCTTGGCTGCGATAATATGTTCCTTTAAATGTCTCAAATGTCTCGTATAGTCATATCTGTGCTCTCTGATCAGAAGACAATGAAGCTGTCATACAATGACATCATTCATGATGTACAAAGAGAGCAAAGTGTAattcttgtttgtttttagaCCTAGCTCTGTTCTGGTTTAAGACTGAATAGGTTCATACATCACTCCTGAAAGTGTGCTAGATAATATTCAGTGTTTGGCACCAGGGTAGTACTGCCTGAggtttattcatttttcttcgTAGGTGATGCCTCATCCAGTTATGGAGCCTGCCGTTCATGTTAAAGGTCAAGAGCCCCTCACTCCCTCAATGTTGGCAGCTGCACCACTCATGGAGCAGAAACAACTACTCGGTACTTATTAGACTCACACATGATGCTTGAAAgataatttatattaaatgtcGTGTCTGTTAAATTATACAATTGCTTTGTTAGAAAATCATTTGTTTAAGCGTCATGGATGCTTACGTTGTAGTGCCTATTTTTCAGATACAGTGTTCAGTCCCCTTGCCTTTTAGTGTGCGGTGTAGTGGATTTGATTTTCATCGAAAATAATTGCTATTTTACCCATAAACTACACCGTCATCCATAACCataataaaatcaaattaatatcgcagggtgctcgggtggaggagcggtaaaacatgccagCCCACCAGTGCAGACATTTCAGACTCGCAAATTAGGACCTCCGCATCAGCCGTCCAGTCGCTGATGATACTGAAAATAATGAGCTTGTCCGGGGGAGGGTGGACCAGAGGGATTCCtcatgctggctgattgatgcctgcacagagatggggaagtgatgcatgactctctgtgcatGATGCTGGTGAAATACGATCAAGTAATAGGATTTGACTAGATTGGGTGGAAATGCATGAATAGGAAATCTTATTGTTCTTATCTCTTATTCACACCCTTTGGAATTTCTCTGCAGGTGAACGTCTGTATCCACTGATTCAGGCCCTTCATCCTAACCTGGCTGGCAAAATTACTGGCATGCTGCTAGAAATAGACAACTCTGAGCTTCTGCACATGCTGGAATCCCCAGAGTCCCTTCATGCCAAGGTAAGCCTGTTAATGCCAAACAAAGTGCCATTATCATAAAAAGGGTGACCTTGCGCTGTGTTATTTTCCTACGTGGGGAAATGTTTTCAAGTCGGTGTAAAAATGTTGTAGGTTGAAGAGGCGGTGGCTGTTCTTCAAGCTCATCAAGCCAAGGAGATGTCACCTAAGAAATAAGGAGGCCCCTGATGCAGGTAAAATGCAGTGCAAGCACCTTTTTTTCCCAAGAAGTGACTAGTTGTACTTATGTGACAAAACAGGTTTAGCGCTGCACTAACCTTTAGACTGTAATGGCAtggaattttttttgttttacttgttttaacaAGTAATAGTTAGACACAACCAATAACCATTGTAATGTAGTCCACTAGATGGCAATCTATGTGGGGCTTTCAGGTATGCCTACTAAAACAGGCTACAAATGGGCTTAAACTACATAGCCTGACTGCCACGACAGACTCAGTAGTACAGTTAAACCAcgatttaacggactaaaaggGGGAGCACTGGTCTTTAAAATGCGATTGTCAGAAACAGTGGTTTTTTCCAGGGggtgcaaaaatatacaaaaacacagcaggtggcatggtggctcagtgggtagcactgtcacctcacagcaagaaggtcctgggttcgatccccaggtggggcggtccgggtcctttctgtgtggagtttgcatgttctcctcccaCCCCTCGTGTATGCGTGGGTGTCCTCCAGGAGCTCAGGTttctttccacagtccaaaaaaaaaaaaaaaagtgaaaaaagaggtgaattggagatacaaaattgtccatgactgtgtgtttgaCAGTAAACCTTAACGAGAAACTACCtatcttgtcatgaatgtaacccaggtgtgtaaaacatgacatttattgGCAATCATGTTTATAGAACACACAGTTGTGTTTAATTGTGATTTTTGTTCTTTGTAATGTGCCGTTTCTTATATATTCcacctgtgtgtgtatatataaaactgtGTAAATGAGGGCATGAGGTACATGCTTTGATTCTGTGTATGTTGGAATCTGATGCTGATGGTTAATTAGTCAGCTTTTTCACTCAAAATTCAGGAGTGCTTTTGAAGTCGCAGTATGTGGCTggcttgcttgtttgttttacGCATtgttcttattcactcatttcaGGCACTGATCACTGAAGGTCGTCTGCCATAGTCGAGAGAATCGGGAAATGGAAAAGAGAAACAGGGGGACACGTAACTTAAACACTTTGACGAAGGCACTTTTGTGGAATCCTTTACTCAAGTCTGTACTGGTGTGAAGAGTGTTATGTTTGTTCTAATTAAGTTCACAAGAAGAAAATagataaatatgaaaaaaaaatattaaaaaaatcttatgttgtgcattaaaaatattttggcTTACCCACAATGCAGTTGTTGTCTATTATATTGACGTTTTCAGTAGCATAATTGACTGATTTTCTCTGTATCTCAAAATATGCCAGTAGATGggctggctactctaaattgccccgaGTTGTGTTTCTGGTGATGTTTTAGTGCTCGGTTCAGAGAGTGTTCCAGCCCCTGATGTGAACCCACTGTGACAGAATGGCTAAATTAGAATTCTGCATTGGCTGAACAAGTATTTCAATACAAGGAAgtcaaaatgtaaatatttttattggATTAGATTGTCAATTATTTTACTCAGCATGCAAACACAAGTATACTTTATATCAATGCATGATTTTTGTCCACGTTTCAGAAAATCCACATTTCAGTAAACAAGACGAGTGTCTGTTTTAACATTAGGACCTTTTACATTCAAAATTTTtttactcccccccccccccctttcctcCTACATTTTTTGACCAAGTGATTAAAGACCCATTCAtccaaataattataaaaaaaaaaatggttccAATGTTCCATAGTAATAAACTGCTTACAAgttattcaactaaaattttaTAATTGAACTTACTTgaatagggtggcacggtggctaagtgtgtagcactgtctccttgcagcaagaaggtcctgggtttcctccgagtgctctggtttcctcccacagtccaaagacatgcaagcgaggtgaattggagacaataaattgtccatgactgtgtttgatgtaaccttgtgtactgatgaaccttgtgtaatgagtaactaccgtttctgtcatgaatgatattcaaataaacttgtttgtttgttaggatttcaacgtcacgttttacactttggttacactcaacAACCATAGGATGACATCAAGTGATCAATAAAAGAATGGCAATAGTTGATCAGTTGTGATATGGGGGTGCTTAAGCAAGGCTAACATTGGGTAGATTTATTTTTGTGATGAACCAATGACTCAAGCCATGTCCATGGTTATacaggaaaaattaaaaattggtTCCTCCAGCTGGTTGAAAGAGCACCAGATCAAGACACTTTATCGTCTTGCAACAGGTGTGGCAGAAAATCACCCAATGGCAATGTGAAGCATACCAAAACACATGAAAGCTGGGTTTGACAATCTGGGTAAATCAAGCAAATATTGATTTCTGAGTTCAAACCTTAATATTGGATACTTTCAAAAATGAACAGCAACTTGTTTTCTTTGCATTAATTGAGGTCCAAATCACTGCATTATTTTATGATCAGTTGTCAatagtttataaaataaaatatacattttattttataaaacaccTATAAATGGTAAGACCAGTGGTCTCCTAATTGTATATTTATACATCTCCCTCTCATATACAGCAAAATAAAAGGCTAAATTATTGCTATCCATTCTAGTTGGCATAACGTTATTGTTTTGATAGTTAAAGGTTGATGTGTGTGGCCTTGCGCAGGCAGAGCAGAGCTTCTGGAGGAACGTCACGGGCGCTGATGTTGTTCGCTTCCAGGCGAAGAACGTGCAGGTTTGAGTAGTTTGTCACGTCCACAGTTCGGCAGAAACTGCTGATGGAGAACTCTGAAGGAGAGAAGACACAATACTGTAAAAACTGTTTTGTCCTAGTCAGGGCTTGGATCTTGGGTGGGTCTGGTTTGACCCTTTAACTCTGGGTGCGAGACAGGATTACCCTACCCAAAATAGCCAGTTCATCTGAGGGATTCCcacccttagacatagccaaacatGCCTGGCCAACTGATAGCATTTGGACACAAAAATCACCTTGAGTTGTTGCCAGAAAAGCTCTATTTTTGTCTTAATTGATTATAGAATTCAGTTTCATTAGTATTGCTAATAATAAGACGAGCACTATTTAAACTTCAAGTGCTTATGTTTATAGTTTGTCATTTTTCTAACAAGTGTTTCAAAACATTTTATGGCATAAATGTAGGataaatttgtacattttcaTACCTGATTGATATCTAATTGTATCTTTGCTGCTTTATTGATGGGGATTTTGCTGTCAGCTAACACTAGGTATAAAATTttttatacacagtacaaatgGCCGACTTGTATACTAGGTATCGTCAGCCTTTGataattattagtatttgtaattattagtattactatgTTGCATGTTTTAATACCTTTTATGTGGTTGCCCTGCAGATAGAGATTCTGCAGACTGGTGCTGATTGCTGGGATCCTCTCGAGCTTGTTATGGGACAGGTCCAGCTCCAACAGCGTACTTACATTAAAAGTATTGGCTGGGATTCCAGCGTCTGCCAGATTATTATGCGATAGCCTCACAAATCGCAGCTCAGGTCGCCCTTTTAGTAAGCTCGAGGGGATGGAGGAGATCTGGTTGTGCTCCAGATACAGCTGGCTCAGTGTGAATGGAAGGTAATCAGGGATCTTCGTTAGCTGGTTTCCACTCAAATACAGGATATTTAGCGAGGACAGAGGCTTCAGAGCGGCATCAAGATCCTTGATGTTGTTATGGTGGAGACGCAGTGACTTCAGATGGCTCAGTCCATGCAAGGAACTTGCTGGAACGGATGTGATGGTGTTGTGGTTCAAGCGCAGGTCTTGAAGGGATGGAGGTAGTCCTTCAGGAATTTGGTCTAGTTTGTTGTACTGAAGGAACAGGTGCTCCAGTTTAGACAGCTTGGAGAAGACCTGTTTGAGGATTGAACAGAATATAGTAACACGGTGACCTAAGGTTAATGACACaaacctttattattttatttgtcatagTAAGTGGTGTGGTGGGtccgaggcgagttcatatgtggatcaggtttgtgtacagagacacacaccctgatcacattttcccatgtctctgtgcaggcgccatcaaacaaccagcaaaggtcgtaattgcatcagttatgaggagtccatTCCGGCACCCTCCCTGCGAACGATTCAATTATTGTTTGcttaggcgcccagcctgccggtagcagagctgagatttgaaacgacgagtttgagatgtgctagtgtgttttaccgctgtgccacctaagcgtTCTACATGATTTTTTTAGGTGTGGACTGtcataaatttaaatattattgtacAATTGTATCGTATTAATTTTACCAGAATGTGTTTAGACGAGCCAGACCACGTTTATTAACAATTTAGAAATCTAGGGAATTACAATTATacacattttataatttatggtcaTCTTTATATAAATTCCACAACACCATTAGCTAGTACTTAGTAATAACAGTATTTGTAataactaaggccctacctaattaacGTCCATGAAAATCGCATCACGGACCataaaatgagccgtttcctgtgTAACATGCAGTTTGCTGTAAAACTCAAACTTTAggatttgtgtttagcaatttagcctcacatttactggttaatttgaaCTATGAGGTGgttctagcaatcctacggcaattcagttagcaatcggttagcaGTCAAAACATCCAAGATGTCaatgtctaaagcagctaaaacacgaCCCGGGTAGCTAAGTTTGGAAAACTTCCagccaattctgtggacgcaggaaGGGGTGTCGAAACACGGACGAGAATTCCccgaacatgaagcctcgcaccatcgctggatgttctaggtttacattcaactgctAAGGGGGATGGGGTGTGAATTGTAGCTTCCAtatattctatcattcaatttatgagtgttatttaatgactgctgtgaaatgtggcacttttctttaaaaccccgtgaaattaagcacattttctcatgaatttagtaggacccTAGTAATATCAGTAGTACATTTCCACTAAACAGTGAGTACTTTGCTGACCTTGCTGCTTATTCTGTCTGTCCTGAGCTGGTTCATGTGCAGGATGATCCACACCAGCTCTGTAGCGTTGTCGAACACCCCGTCCATAATCCCCGTGATCCTGTTGTTCTGCAGGTATACGTACTTCATCCGGGTGGGCACAAAGGGCACATGTTGGAGGTTTCGGTTGTGGCAGTACATGGCGTACGGATAGGCAGCGGGGCACTCGCACTCAAGCGGGCAGTCCAGATCTGCAGATTCTGCCTGAAGGGAGGAGTAGTAGCTGTCCTGGCTTCTGTCGTAGCTGTGTCTGTAGGCTCGACTGCGCAGGTAATTCAGCCAGGTGAGGGAGTCGGTGTGAGTGACAGACAGGTGAACGAGCCCCGCCCACAGCAACAGTACAATCCACATCTTGACTGAATAGAGAGGAAAAAGATACAGTgatggaaaaaaaacagaaatctaCAACTATAATGACCACAGACTGATCATAGCTGGGCAGCTGAagattatttttgttatataagaaacagattaaataataataatacacttttaattaaaatagattTACTTACTAATGATAGTAACACTTTCTCGTTCCCTCTCTTCTCGGCCCTCTctgagtgtgtaaaacagggACAGGTTTAGTAATGACATAGGGAGGTAGAAGGGGGAAGGATGAATACAAGAAGGaggtgtgtttgtctgtgtgtgtgtgtggggggggggggggggggggtgtatggGGGTAAAAAATGCACACTTCCTCCTGTACACCAGCAAAGATGTTATTAGACTCTCTCTcgcacacacacttgcacacactcacacacatgcactatGCACTGTTTTATTCTGTCTATTCATAATTGTTAGAACTACAATCATAGTTCTTTAAACTGAAAGTTTTGACTTTCGGGGAGTGTGGTGGGGGGGGGCTTGGGGGTATTTTAAGCAGTTGGTGGCACCAT is part of the Trichomycterus rosablanca isolate fTriRos1 chromosome 7, fTriRos1.hap1, whole genome shotgun sequence genome and harbors:
- the fmodb gene encoding fibromodulin, whose amino-acid sequence is MWIVLLLWAGLVHLSVTHTDSLTWLNYLRSRAYRHSYDRSQDSYYSSLQAESADLDCPLECECPAAYPYAMYCHNRNLQHVPFVPTRMKYVYLQNNRITGIMDGVFDNATELVWIILHMNQLRTDRISSKVFSKLSKLEHLFLQYNKLDQIPEGLPPSLQDLRLNHNTITSVPASSLHGLSHLKSLRLHHNNIKDLDAALKPLSSLNILYLSGNQLTKIPDYLPFTLSQLYLEHNQISSIPSSLLKGRPELRFVRLSHNNLADAGIPANTFNVSTLLELDLSHNKLERIPAISTSLQNLYLQGNHIKEFSISSFCRTVDVTNYSNLHVLRLEANNISARDVPPEALLCLRKATHINL